ATATTTAAAGTGAAGACTTGTCACACTGCATATAAAAAATCGGCTCCGTCTAATCTTTAAAGTGTAAAAAAAATCCTGCTTCTCTATATAATTCAACTATTATTTTCACCTGTTCTTTTTATTAGTAAGAAAAAGTTACCATGTTTTCATCAAATAATACCGGGGAACATATTCAAAGAGATAAATGAATTATTAATGATACATGTATGTAAATAATAAATGAAAAAGGAATGAGTAAATCATGGCAGGAAATTCAAAAGTTTTAATGGTTGTTACAAATGGACATACGATGGAAAATGGAGAGCTTGCTGGAATTTGGCTTACAGAATTCTCTGAAGCATATTTAGAATTTAAAAAAGAAGGATACGAAGTAGTCGTAGCAAGTCCAAAAGGCGGAAAATCACCTGTGGATCCTAACAGCTTAACAGATGATGTAACGGACGAAGACAAAGAAGCAGGAAAACTTTTAGAGAATACAAAATCATTAGCTGAAGTAAGTTCACAAGAATTTGCAGGTATGTTTGTACCTGGAGGGCACGGAACAATGTTTGACTTTCCAGACGATACGCACTTACATCGTTTGCTAACAGAATTTGCTGAAGACGACAAGCTAATTGCAGCGGTATGCCACGGACCGGCAGCTCTTGTAGGCGGAAAGCTTAAAAATGGTGAGCCGATTGTAAAAGGAAAACGTATTACAGCGTTTACTGATTCAGAAGAGAAAGATACAACGTTAGATAAATACATGCCGTTTCTTCTTGAAACAAAGCTTCGTGAGCTAGGCGCCGAGTTTATTGCAAAAGATAATTGGAGCGATCATATTGAAGTAGACGGAAAGCTTTTAACAGGACAAAATCCGCAGTCTACAATCAGCCTAGCAAAAGAATTTGTGCGTGCTTTAAACGCGTAAAAGTATGTATAACCTTAATGGGGATGTCTCATGAGTGTTTGAGACATCCCCATTTCTTTAGGGTGAAATAAAATGAGAATTAAGGAAAACAAAAAGGGCGGCTATCTAAATAGCTGCCCTTTTATTTATTAGAAGATTTATTTCTGAAAATGTATGTAGTAATTCCTGTCACAATGATAACAGCCACAATACAAATGATCAGACGAACAATCTGTGTCACAAAAATATTATCTGCAATACTCATGTGTTTCGTTAGAATTAACGTTCCATAAGCAGCTAAAACAGATAAAAACATATTGACGATTCGTTGAGCCATGTTGTCGTTACTCCTTTCATTCCACTACTATACACTTTAACATATGTATTCACTGTAAAAAATATCGAATTACAAGTATGTCAGAAAATCAGCACTCTCGTAAAAGATTCCACACGTAAGGAAGTAGTTGATATCATATTAGTTATGACGACTAAACGCAGTTCAGAGAAGGAAATGAGCTTTCTTTTGTGGAATTTAACATGCTTATATTCTTTTTTTAGATAGGTGGGAAAAGCTTGTTTGATAAATTGAAAAAGCTATTTATGGATAAACAGGATCAGGAAACAAATGACAAATACATTTTAGTCCCTGAGAGTGAAATAAATGAGACTTTAAAAAGAGAGATAGTGAAGTTGGAAGAAGTAGGAGAGGCATACAGCAAAAGTCTTCAGCACAAATATAGAAATAAATTTGAACATGATGGTAAGCAGAACTTAAAAATATGGGTGTGTCGAGATATTGATGGCGACCAACTGCCAAATCTAAGTTCGGAGCAGTGTTTAGAAAAAGAATATCGTTCCCAAGTGGCAATAAACTTTGATGGGTTTACAGATGAAGAAGATGCATCCGTTTATTACATCCAGTTGTGGTATTACTTTGGTGGGTATTTTAAAGGGTCAGGCACTTTGTACGATTTGTCAAAAAATTATTTAGAAGCTGATATTGAAGAGAAGATAGAAGAAATACTGAAACAGCTATAACCTTTTAGCATAGAGATTATGTGTTAGCACACAGGGGGAAGGAAGATGAGGGGTCGTCCAGAGTTAGAAATAGAAAGGGAAAAAGTTTATAAAACGAAAAAAAATCCTAACGGAACATTTATAGCGCGAATTATTCAAGTGCCTAAGGAAGAAAATATGTTAGATTTCATGTTGGAAATCAAACACTTAAGGAAAAAGGAACTTACTTATAAAAATCTATTAGTAACGACTGAAAACTGGTATGATTCTTTTCGTCTTGCTAGAGGAGATCTGAAATGGGTATCTTTGCATACAGTAGCTGTGTGGGACTGGTTGGGACATAAATTAGTTGAGGTAGCAGCCCCAACCGGTAAGGAAAATTATCGTATTTCAGATGACCACTGTTCAGCTTACCGAGAAAAGCAATAATGACGATATAGTAAGGAGAAAACGAATGAAAAAGCATTGCTGCGATTATATGAATTATCATGCGAACTTTACGTGTGATATTCACAGTGATCCGTTTGATTGTCCAGATAATCTTATCTTATTTGATAAAACAAATAAGGAATACGGTTTAATTATCCATGATGGTGGTGCATCCACTATTGGAATTTCATTTCGTCCATGGTGTGATAAGAAGCTTTAACTTAAGTATGAAGGGGGATCCTCTTCATTTCTGGAATGGGGGATGGGGCTTGATTTTTCGTTATCTAGCTATGTTATCAGGATTAGGAATAGCTCTATTAAACCTTTTTGATCCTATACATCAAGGGATTACGCGCTGGTTGATGGTTATCTGCGGTTTATTCATCTTTAGTAGCCATCTAAAATTCATCTTAGATAAGAAGTCAAAAAGAATAGATAATCAAAATAAGACCTACTAATAAGATTTTCTTTTGATTTAGTCCTGTTGATAAACGGTGTTATGTAAACGAAAAACTTATTGAATATGTAGGAGAGAAATAAAAAAGAAAAATATATGTTATAATAATCATAAATATCCAAAAAAAGGAACTAATTGTTGTGGTCAATCGTAAATTTAATTCTCTATTTATCATCTATCCTATCGTTTTCTTTGTAGTGCGTACTGTTTTTTCTTTTGTGAAAAATAGCGCTGCGGAATCTGTCTATGAGACGTTAGCTATACTTGCCATGTATTACTTTGCAGTTAGTGTTTTCTATTCGATTGACTTATATATGCAAAAGAAAAATAGTTAATAGATTAAAAATGCTGAGAGTCAGAGTAAAAACAAACGATATAAAGGAGTCTAACAGTGCGCATTAAGAATTATTTTTTGTTTATTTTTCCATTCGTTTTACTATTATTAGCAAGCTGTGATCCATCTTCTACACCTAAAGAAAAATACTATTCAAGCACCAAAAGCACAAACCTTCAATCAGAAAACGTTAAGTCAGTATCAATAGGAAGTTCTAAATATGACGTAGCAATTGGTTTGAAGAAGAAACCAAAATTTATAGAGGTTACGGAGAAACCTCCGTATACTACCTACATTTACGGAGAAAGTACAGAAAAGTATGATGTTGAATTTAAAATTGTAGATAATAAAGTCAGTAGGTATGACTTTATTAGCAGCAAGTATGGTACGGAAAAGGGCATACATACTGGTGACAGCAAAAAAGATGTCATTAGGGCATATGGAGAAAATTATTACGAAAGAGAAGATACCGGAGCAACAATAATAGGGTATTTTGATAAAATTCATAAACTCAACATTGAGTTTTCTTTAGATGATAATAGTAAAGTTGGAGGAATTTTGTTTCAAAAAATAAATAATTAAGATGAGTAATAATCATTTATTTGCAAAATGAAATATATTGACTAGTAAATTTCAAATAATAGTAATAGAGGAGAATATACTGATGCTTGGGGAAACATTTACATTATTAAGGCCTATTTATTACCTGATCGCAGTTTTTTCAGTATGCAATTTGGTGTATATAATTTTCTTGAGAAATAAAGTCAAAGCAAGTAGTTATGTAATCGTCAATTCTTTTTTCTTTTTAATAATTGCAGCAGCCTTATTGTTTCAAGAAGGCATCATTGTAGATGAATTTAATCGTTCAGGTGATTCTGTAACCTTCTATTTAACGATATTATTGGGCTTTTTATTTATAGCTAGTTTCATTTTTCAAAGAAAGAAAATGAGAGATAAAAATTGAAGTAAATAAATATAATCATGTTTGCTGTAACTTTCAATATTTGCTCTTTTATGTAAATTGAGTGTTAGGGCGACCAATCTACAACAAATAAAGGGAAAGGATTTTTCTATTGAGCAACTTTATTAAAGTAGTACCGTCAACTTTTATACTTCTCTACATAGTATTCTTCTTTTTAAATATTTCGTATCGTTACGGTGTTTCTTATTTATATAGCTTTTTTCTTTTTTTGTTTTTGTCGTTAATATCTGTAGTTTTATGTTTAGTAATATGGTTTAAGAATAAGGAACGTCTTTTTCTATTTTTAACCGTCGTTTCAATCCTCCAACTTATGTTTACTGTTTTTATTTATCTTTTACCAGGAGCAGGAACTAAACCATTGATCTATGAAAAAGCAATTATAAAAGAAGAGGTTTTAAATAAATAAGCTTACACAAAAAAACTTCAAGAATGTGTATCTAGTATAAGGC
The genomic region above belongs to Priestia megaterium and contains:
- a CDS encoding type 1 glutamine amidotransferase domain-containing protein, with translation MAGNSKVLMVVTNGHTMENGELAGIWLTEFSEAYLEFKKEGYEVVVASPKGGKSPVDPNSLTDDVTDEDKEAGKLLENTKSLAEVSSQEFAGMFVPGGHGTMFDFPDDTHLHRLLTEFAEDDKLIAAVCHGPAALVGGKLKNGEPIVKGKRITAFTDSEEKDTTLDKYMPFLLETKLRELGAEFIAKDNWSDHIEVDGKLLTGQNPQSTISLAKEFVRALNA
- a CDS encoding DUF6980 family protein: MKKHCCDYMNYHANFTCDIHSDPFDCPDNLILFDKTNKEYGLIIHDGGASTIGISFRPWCDKKL